Proteins from a single region of Leptolyngbya sp. CCY15150:
- a CDS encoding sigma-70 family RNA polymerase sigma factor: MDAPPSTESIHCPSDVDLIQAIRSGQVDALNTLYERYAKLVYSLAFRMLKDVGESEDLTQDTFLALWQRDIYDPSRGSLSRFLMIYVRSRAIDRLRTKGTRTQVLQRWRMAMKSETSGISPLDHVSMGERSRITRDALDQLSDAERQVLEIAYYQGYSQSEVAQKLGIPLGTVKTRSRQGLKKLRKALQQYF; this comes from the coding sequence ATGGACGCTCCCCCTTCGACTGAATCTATTCATTGTCCATCTGACGTAGATTTAATCCAGGCGATTCGCTCGGGTCAGGTAGACGCTTTAAATACGCTCTATGAGCGCTATGCCAAGCTAGTGTATAGCTTGGCTTTTAGAATGCTGAAAGATGTAGGTGAGTCGGAAGACTTGACGCAAGATACATTTCTAGCATTATGGCAACGTGATATTTATGATCCGTCTCGGGGGTCACTCAGTCGGTTTCTCATGATCTACGTGCGATCGCGAGCGATTGATCGACTGCGCACCAAAGGGACTCGTACCCAAGTGTTACAACGATGGCGAATGGCGATGAAAAGCGAAACATCCGGGATCAGTCCACTGGATCATGTTTCGATGGGCGAGCGATCGCGCATCACTCGGGACGCACTTGATCAGTTATCTGATGCAGAACGACAGGTTCTGGAAATTGCTTATTATCAAGGGTATAGCCAGTCAGAGGTGGCTCAGAAACTGGGCATTCCCCTCGGGACCGTTAAAACTCGTTCACGTCAGGGACTCAAGAAACTTCGCAAGGCATTACAGCAATACTTCTAA